A stretch of the Streptomyces venezuelae genome encodes the following:
- a CDS encoding carboxyl transferase domain-containing protein yields the protein MTVTRLSARAALASVADPGSFAELTVPEARSAPDGPLGWSGYDESRARATARTGEQESAVVGTARIDGRETVLISFEFGFLGGSLGRRTGDRLEAAYGHARAHRLPLVSLIATGGSRMQEGMLALTQLQRVARQSVLTRAARLPQIAVLRDPTTGGGWATLGAGADVVLALPGAQVGFAGSRVRPADADPAAYTAEGQYAAGHVDAVVPAAELRTTLGTWLGLLTGGGSHRPEPPAALGAPDGVPAPATGWEAVRRARHPDRPRAGAYLDAYFETRLPLSGDRAGGTDPGMLCGFGFREGRAIGYAAQCGTATRPAGYRTAARLIRLADRLGIPVLTLVDTPGAANDAAAEHAGAGAAIADTFAALAAAAVPVTTLLIGEGGSGGALALAAPGNTWVTPDSYFSVIAPELAAAILKRPADQAPATADQLRLRPQDLVELGVARGIVEHRKDR from the coding sequence GTGACCGTGACCCGCCTGTCCGCCCGTGCGGCCCTCGCCTCCGTCGCCGATCCCGGCAGCTTCGCCGAACTCACCGTCCCCGAAGCCCGGTCCGCCCCCGACGGCCCCCTCGGCTGGTCCGGCTACGACGAGTCCCGGGCCCGCGCCACCGCCCGTACCGGCGAGCAGGAGTCCGCGGTCGTCGGCACCGCCCGCATCGACGGTCGCGAAACCGTCCTGATCTCCTTCGAGTTCGGCTTCCTCGGCGGGTCCCTGGGCCGGCGTACCGGCGACCGCCTGGAGGCCGCCTACGGACACGCCCGCGCCCACCGCCTCCCCCTGGTCTCCCTCATCGCCACCGGCGGCTCCCGCATGCAGGAGGGCATGCTCGCGCTCACCCAGCTGCAACGGGTGGCCCGCCAGTCGGTGCTCACCCGCGCCGCCCGGCTGCCGCAGATCGCCGTGCTGCGCGATCCGACCACCGGCGGCGGCTGGGCCACCCTCGGCGCGGGCGCGGACGTGGTGCTCGCGCTCCCCGGTGCCCAGGTGGGCTTCGCCGGGTCCCGGGTACGACCGGCCGATGCCGATCCGGCCGCGTACACCGCCGAGGGCCAGTACGCCGCCGGGCACGTGGACGCCGTCGTGCCGGCCGCGGAGCTCCGCACCACCCTGGGCACCTGGCTGGGCCTGCTGACCGGCGGCGGCTCGCACCGCCCCGAGCCGCCGGCCGCCCTCGGCGCCCCGGACGGCGTACCGGCACCGGCGACCGGCTGGGAGGCCGTACGCCGGGCCCGGCACCCGGACCGGCCGCGCGCCGGGGCCTACCTGGACGCCTACTTCGAGACGCGCCTGCCCCTCTCCGGGGACCGGGCCGGCGGCACCGACCCCGGCATGCTGTGCGGATTCGGCTTCCGCGAGGGCCGGGCCATCGGGTACGCGGCCCAGTGCGGCACCGCAACCCGCCCGGCCGGCTACCGGACCGCCGCCCGGCTGATCCGGCTCGCGGACCGGCTCGGCATCCCGGTGCTCACCCTGGTGGACACCCCGGGCGCCGCCAACGACGCGGCGGCCGAGCACGCCGGGGCCGGCGCGGCCATCGCGGACACCTTCGCGGCACTGGCCGCGGCGGCCGTGCCGGTCACCACCCTGCTGATCGGCGAGGGCGGCTCGGGCGGCGCGCTGGCCCTGGCCGCCCCCGGCAACACCTGGGTCACCCCCGACAGTTACTTCTCGGTGATCGCCCCCGAGCTGGCCGCCGCCATCCTCAAGCGCCCCGCCGACCAGGCCCCGGCCACCGCCGACCAGCTCCGGCTGCGCCCCCAGGACCTGGTGGAGCTGGGGGTCGCCCGGGGCATCGTGGAGCACCGCAAGGACCGGTGA